The Oscillospiraceae bacterium sequence GATGGCTACGGATTTATATCACTCAGGCCACGTCAACATTATCAACCACGCGGCGGAATACGGCAAGGTGATTGTCGGGGTATTGACTGACGAGGCCATTGCGACATACAAGCGACCGCCGATTTTGGATACGCAAGAGCGGATGAAGATTGCTGCCAGTTTTAAGCACGTTGACCGCGTAGTTGTGCAAGAGCAATTGGATTATACAGCGACGTTGCGGGAATTAAAGCCGGATTTTGTGCTGCACGGCGATGACTGGCGCACGGGACATATGCAAATCATTCGTGATAAGGTGCTAACTGTGCTTAAGGAATGGGGCGGCCAATTGGTTGAAATCCCTTACACTGAGCATTTGTCAAGCGATAAGTTATCGCGACAACTTGCCACTATGCATTCTACTTCTGACCAACGGCGGGCGCAATTGCGCAAATTGCTGAATCTTAAACCCTATGTTCGCGCTATTGATACGTCCAACGGCTTGACCGGCATTATTGCCGAAAACGCCCGTGTGATGGACGAGGCGACTATGACGCTCAAAGAATTCGATGCCATGTGGATTTCCAGCCTTTGTGACTCTGCTTTTAAGGGAAAGCCGGATATTGAATTGGTCGATTTGACCAGCCGCATCAACACCATCAACGAGATTATGGAGGTGACCACCAAACCTATCATTCTCGACGGCGACACCGGCGGTAAGGTTGAGCATTTTACATTCCATGTCAAGACGTTAGAGCGCATCGGCGTGTCGGCCATCATTATTGAAGACAAAACGGGTTTGAAGCAGAACTCTCTCTTTGGCACCGACGTTGAGCAAGTGTTGGATGACCCCGAGGAGTTTGCCGCCAAGATTACAGCGGGCAAGCACGCACAGGCCACCCGTGACTTTATGATCATTGCCCGATTGGAGAGCCTTATCGCCGGTAAAGGTGTGGACGACGCGTTTATGCGAGCGAAAATCTATATAGATGCCGGGGCTGATGCTGTAATGATTCACAGCAAAGAAAAGGACGGACGCGATATTTTTCAATTCATGGAAAAATTCCGTGCCTATTCATCCAATATTCCCATTGTGGTGGTGCCCACGACATATAATCAATTTACCGAAGAAGAATTGCACGCCAAAGGCGCGAATATCATCATCCATGCCAACCACTTATTGCGTAGTGCCTACCCTGCCATGATGAAAACGGCGCAGAGTATATTAACAAATGGTAACAGCAAGCAAGCCTCGGCGGATTACTGCATGAGCATCAAAGAAGTGCTGACTTTTATCGGTTAAGGCATAGAATCAACATAAGGGCGGGAATTATCCCGCCCTTGTTTCAGAAAAGGAGCTATTTTATGAAAACCGAAGCATTTTTCTCTGTATTAGATAATTTGGGCGCAGAGTTCTACACCGGCGTACCCGATTCATTGCTGACACCGTTTATCGATGAGGTTATGGATAGGCATGGCATTTCTAATTCACACATCGTAGCTGCTAACGAAGGCGCGGCGGTTGGATTGGCTGCCGGGCATTATTTGGCGACTGGTAAGCCGGCTGTAGTATATATGCAAAACAGCGGTATCGGCAACACTGTCAATCCCATTTGCTCATTGCTGCATGAAAAAGTATACGCGATACCAGCGATATTTGTCATTGGTTGGCGTGGCGAGCCAGGCATAAAGGATGAGCCGCAGCACGTTTTTCAAGGTGAGGCAACGCTGCCGATGTTGGATTGCTTGCAAGTTCCTTACATCGTTGTGTCAAAAGACACCGATGACTTGAGTGCCGCCGCTGCTGAATTTAAGCGGCATATCGCAAGCGGACAGTCTGTCGCCTT is a genomic window containing:
- the aepX gene encoding phosphoenolpyruvate mutase, coding for MMSGKLAYVAMATDLYHSGHVNIINHAAEYGKVIVGVLTDEAIATYKRPPILDTQERMKIAASFKHVDRVVVQEQLDYTATLRELKPDFVLHGDDWRTGHMQIIRDKVLTVLKEWGGQLVEIPYTEHLSSDKLSRQLATMHSTSDQRRAQLRKLLNLKPYVRAIDTSNGLTGIIAENARVMDEATMTLKEFDAMWISSLCDSAFKGKPDIELVDLTSRINTINEIMEVTTKPIILDGDTGGKVEHFTFHVKTLERIGVSAIIIEDKTGLKQNSLFGTDVEQVLDDPEEFAAKITAGKHAQATRDFMIIARLESLIAGKGVDDAFMRAKIYIDAGADAVMIHSKEKDGRDIFQFMEKFRAYSSNIPIVVVPTTYNQFTEEELHAKGANIIIHANHLLRSAYPAMMKTAQSILTNGNSKQASADYCMSIKEVLTFIG